Sequence from the Fulvivirga ligni genome:
TGCCTGTAGATAGAATATTTCTCTTCTTCGGCTCCAAAACTTTTGAAATAATCAGCTATACTATTTATGTGCGACCCCTTAAAATCTAGGGTCAGCTCTGTGTTGGCATAAGTCCGAATTACATGGTCCATAATTAAGCTTTTGGCTTGCATCCTTTTGCCATCATTATTGGTGGCGCTTAAAAAACATATTAACCTTTTATTATGCTTAATTAAAAAGGTCTGACTAAGTGCCACTCCATCTTTATTCGCTGCTATCAAGAATCCGTTTTTATTTTTGATACACTGTTCGATCAAACGTTTTATCGTTAGAAAAGTCTCCTCACTCACTCCTCCCAATATTTTGGGAGCTATTTCTTTTCTATATGCTACAATAAATCCTTCAATATCAGTATTTTGTGTGATTTCTGGATTATGTTTCAGGCCTTGTTTTAATCGCTGCTTTCTGTCTTTTCTGTAGCCATCAGCCAGTATCGAATAGTCCTTATTTAGAGGAAGTATATAATTTGAAGCTTCTGTAACAGGGAAGCTTAATTGAAGATCTTTTTTGAAAGGGTATTCAACCGAGGCAAAATGCTTATTGAGATAGCTAAATACTTCATCTATAATCTCTTTATTGTAGTGTCCATAAATACCAAGTCGCTGAGCCAGGATAGGCGAAGGGTGAAGATCAAGGCCATATCGCTTAATGCTCAGGAGTGGCATTATCATTTCATACTGATTCTCCTTTTCTATCACCAGTGCTTCCCATGCATGATGGGTTATATTTAGAAACCATGAACACACATATACATCTTCGCAGCTATGTTGCAAAAGGCAAGCATCCCACTTTTTTTTATCTATTTGTGTATGTTTAAGGTGTTTTAACAATGCTTTTAGTTTATGTCTTCAGGTCCTCTGGTGTCAATTATATGTCTTTGCTATAATCATGCTCGGTTTGTGGAGGAGGCCGTGCAATCTGTTATTCAGCAAACATATAAAAATATCGAAATTATTATGGTAGATGACGCCAGTACTGATAATAGTAAAGACGTGATCAATGGAATTGTTAAAGCATATCCGCAAATAAAATTCTTACCTCTTGAAAAGAATATCGGTAATTGTGCGGCTTTTAATTTAGGGTTTAGTCACGCATTTGGTGATTTTATCATAGATATGGCCACTGATGATGTACTCCTTCCGGAAAGGGTGGAGAAGGGTGTGAGTTCCCTAAGGGCAGCAGGAAGTGAATTCGGATTAGATTTCACAAACGCTGAAATAATAAATGAGTCAGGAAATTTGATGAGCTACCACTATCCGATGGATGGGGAAGGGAAAAGTAAAGTGACAGTTCCTTCCGGGGATGTCTTCGCTAATTTGTTGGGGCGCTATTTTATTTGCCCTCCTACTATGATGTACACCCGGCAGCTGGTAGAATTTTTAGGCGGTTACGATGAGACGTTAACTTACGAGGATTTTGACCTTTGGATTCGATCATCTAGAAAGTATAAATACGCTTACACTGATGAAGTGCTGGTGAAAAGAAGGGTGGTGAAAGGCTCGAAAAGCTATTTGCAGTTCAAAATTGGTAGTCCCGACCTAAGAACTACATATAAAGTGATGCAGAAGGCGAAGGCATTGCTGCAAACTGAAGAAGAGAATGTCATTTTTAGAAAGAGAGTCTTTTATGAAATTAAAGTTGCTGTAAGGTACCTTAACTTTTCACTAGCCCGGGATTATTATAAGATGCTTAGAGTTTAGCGTCTGTTGTCATCGCCTTCAAGTATGCTGAGGTAGCTGATGTATCTGCTTTCTGAAATCTCACCGTCTTCAACTGCTGCAAGAACAGCACATTTAGGCTCATGGGTGTGTGTGCAATTATAAAATTTACACTCAGTTTGTAAATCCCTCATTTCTGGAAAATAATCTGAAAGCTCCTCTTTTTCTATATCAATAATACCCAGCTCTTTGATGCCCGGAGTATCGATTACAAAGGTGTCTTTTTCAATTTCAAACATCTCAGCAAAAGTAGTAGTATGCACTCCTTTCTTTGCGAAGTCAGAGATGGCGCCTGTTTTTTGGTCGATATGAGGAGCTATTTTATTGAGTAAGGTTGATTTACCTACGCCACTGTGCCCTGAAAGAAGGCTTTTCTTCCCTCTTAAAGCATTCAGAACAGCATCCAGATTTTCATTGTTTAGTGCTGATACCTTTAAGCATTGTATGCCAATAGTCTCGTAAATGTCAATGATTCCATCAAGCAAGTCCTGATCTTCTTCGCTTACCAGATCCACCTTATTAAAAATGATAATCTGAGGTATTCTAAAAGATTCTGCCGATACTAAAAATCTGTCTATGAAACCTAAGGAAGTTTTTGGGTAGGCCAGGGTAACAATGAGAACGGCCTGATCAAGATTGGCCGCTAGTATATGTCCGTGGCTTTTTTGCTTTACAGACTTTCTAATGATATAATTCTCTCTCGGTAAAATCTCTGTGATCACTCCTTCTGTATCATTTTCGAGAGTAATATCAACTTGATCGCCCACAGCTATTGGGTTGGTAGTTTTAAAGCCTTTTAATCTGAGCTTGCCTCTGGTGCGGCACTGATAAGTTTTCGAGTCTTCAGCAAGCACATCATACCAGGAGCCAGTCGATTTTAATACTTCACCCTTCATTTTTTAGCGTTTTGCAGTATTGAATTATTTTTTCCGTGGCTCCCACATGGTCTTTCACGTAATCTTCATTTACCTGGCTGGCAATGATATAAGTCTTTGGCTCCATAAACTGGTAAAACTGAGATCTTAATTCGTCGTAATTATCTACTGCAACAGCTCCTCCTAAATTCACTAGATCTACGGCCTCTTTAAATTTTGTATAATTCTTGTTTCCGAAAAATATGGGTAAGCCAAAGGTGGCTGCTTCCAGAATGTTATGTAAGCCCTGCCCAAAAGCACCGCCAATATAAGCAAAATCGCCGTATCCATATAAGCTGGAGAGCATCCCAACATTATCAATAATTATGACCTGACGGTCTGAAAGGTCTGTAGAGTCATTAATCTGTGAATAGCGAATAACTTTTTTGGCCACCTCATTCTCTATCCTATTTATGAATTTATTCTCGATCTCATGAGGAGCAATGATAAATTTTATGCTCGAATCATTTATCAGAGGAAGTAAAACTTCAAAATCTTCAGGCCAGCAGCTACCTACTACGAAAAGCTTTTCAATCCCTTTAAAACTATCAATATGCGGTATGTCTTTTTTCTGCTTTACTATACTTACTACCCTGTCAAACCTGGTGTCGCCGGAAACAGTGACATTGTTAATTGAAATGCTATCAAGAAGTTTTTTGGAATTTAAATCCTGAACAAAAAAATGAGAGACATGGCTCAGAATTTGTCTCTGAAATGATCCATAACCCTTAAAATAGATCTGATCAGCTCTGAATATAGAGGATACTGACAACATTGGGATATTTCGCTGATTCAGCTCTTTCAGATAATAGTGCCAGAATTCATACTTTACAAATATAGCGAGCTCAGGATTGGTTATATCTAGAAACTTTTTAGCGTTATAAGCCGAATCAATGGGTAAGTAATAGATATAGTCTGCCTGGTCATAATTTTTTTCTCACCTCATAGCCCGAGGGGGAGAAGAAGGTGAGCAAAATTTCATACTGAGGAAATTGCTTTTTAAAGGATTCAATGATGGGGCGTCCTTGTTCAAATTCACCTAAAGAGGCACAATGAAACCATGCCAGCGGTCCTTTCTTTTGCTTTAGGTCCTGCTCTAATCGAGGTAATAAGTTTTTGCGTCCTCGTATAAATAGCCTGGCTTTATGATTAAAAAGCGAGGCAAAACGAATAAAGATGCTGTAAAAAACTATAAATAACCTGTAGCTGAGCTTACCCATAGCGCAAAATTAAAAAAGCCCACCGCAATGCAGTGGGCTTTTCTGAAATATTCTACTATTAATTAGTTAGAAGCAAGGTAGCTAGATACACCATCTCTGGTAGCTTGCATAGCTTCTTTTCCTTCTTCCCAGTTAGCAGGGCAAACTTCACCGTGCTCTTGTACGTGATGCCATGCATCAACAATTCTTAACATTTCGTCAATGTTTCTTCCTAGAGGAAGGTCATTGATGGTTTCATGTCTTACTACACCTTCTTTGTCAATGAAGAAAGTACCTCTGAATGCTACAGGAGCACCTTCGAATACTAAATCACCTTCTTCAGTGTAGCTCCAGTCACCTGCTAATACACCATAGTTGTTAGCTACTGTCTTAGAAGAATCAGCTACTAATGGATAAGTAACACCTTCGATTCCACCGTTATCTTTAGCAGTTAATAACCATGCTAGGTGAGTTTCTTCAGTATCGCAAGAGCATCCTACAACTTGAACACCTCTTTTCTCAAACTCAGCTAATTTAGCTTGGAAAGCGTGGATTTCAGTAGGGCAAACAAAAGTGAAATCTTTTGGGTAGAAGAAGAAAATAACTTCTTTTTTACCGATGTAATCAGCTAAAGTGAAAGATTCTACGATTTCTTCACCGTTAATTACAGCGGGAGCATTAAATACAGGAGCTTTTTTTCCTACTAATGACATAATGTTTGTTTGTTTATTTTATTCTAAAATTATTTTATGTTCACGTCCTTTTCAGGATCTATCTTGTCTCCGTTAATCTGGAGAGTGATATTTTTTATTTTCAGATTGCTAACCTTCTTCTTTTTGAAAAAATTAATGATTACATCATTCAGCTCTTCGTCATAGTAATCAATAATCTCTGAAGTATTGGCGCAATAGATATGTCCATGGTTATCTAACTTTGGATCATACCTCATCTGACCTTCATGAGTAGATACCTTAGCAATAAGACCCTTCTCTACAAATGTTTCAGCAGTCTTATAAACAGTGCCCAAAGATATACTGGGGCATGACTGTTTCACATAGTCATAGATCTGCTCCACACTAGGATGAGAATTCATCACGTGTACAGCTTCCAGTATCACAGTTCTTTGGTGGGTCACCTTAAGACCTGAATCACTGATTTTGGTCTGTATGTCCTCGTATCTATTCATAATTAATTCCTAAATGATAATTATTCTTATCTAGGAAATTGTATTGCAAAGCTAGGGAATGGAATATCAAAACGCAACCGACACCTATATTTTTTTGGTTACCATGTTTACAGATCAGATATCAAGGACATAAACAGCAGATTATTAGTAGGATTAGTCTAATCTTATTAAATTATATTACTAACCATATTTAAGAAAAATGTCTAAGAAGATTTATCTAGTATTAATTGTTAGTCTATTTAGCACCTCAACCATATTCGCTCAGGATAATATCGGTGAATTCCTGGAAGCAGGTGTAGAAGACGCAAACACGTTGGTTGAAGGTTATGTATCTCCATTTATGAAGGGCTTTGGTACTGGCCTGGGTAGTGGCTGGCTAAACACAGCAGAGGCTCATAAAAAGTTTGGGTTTGATTTAACAGTAACAGTAAATGCTGCTTACGTTCCAGACAAGGATCTATTTTATCAACCAAATTTGATTAATGGAGGTTATGCTCCAGGTTCACCGACGCAGTCACCAACTATTTTTGGTTCTGATGCTGATTCGGATATACCTACTTATGAGTATTCTTACGAAGAAGATGGGGAAACTTATACTGGTACATTCGACGCTCCTGAAGGCTTGAACATTAAAGATGCTATTGGTATGCAAGCCGTACCTGTGCCAATGGCTCAGCTTGGAATTGGCCTTTTTAAGAAAACAGATCTCAAAATAAGGTGGACTCCTGAAGTAGATGTTGAGGATGGATCATTTAAGCTTATTGGATTTGGTGTAATGCATGATGTAAAGCAGCATATACCAGGAATGAAGAGATTGCCTTTTGATCTATCTGTATTTGTAGGCTATACCAGTCTTAGCTTTGATATGCCTATTGATGAGCAATATAGCGGTAATGGTGGTGGCGTTAACATGCCTAATGGTCTAGGTCAGTTTGATGTTAATACATGGACAGGGCAGGCTATCATCTCAAAGAAATTTTCAGTACTTACAGTCTATGGCGGTCTTGGATTTAACAGTGTTAAATCAGAGCTAGCTTTAAAAGGTGATTATGAGGTTTATGATGACTCTGGCTCTATCTCAGTGTCTGGTACTGATCCTATCGGGCTTTCTTTCAAAACCGGTGGACCAAAACTTAATGCAGGATTTAGACTAAAATTAGCGATTGTAACCTTACACGCTGACTATACAGTTCAAAAATATGACGTGTTATCAGTGGGATTCGGTTTCTCAGTGAGATAAAAATATTACGTGAAAGTAAAAGGGGCTATCTCTGTGAAGAGTAGCCCCTTTTTAATTTATTCTCCTTTATAATTCGGCTTTCTCTTTTCTATGAAAGCCTGCATTCCTTCTGTCTGATCTTCACTTGCAAAAGCGAGATAGAAGTTTTTTCTTTCAAAATGAAGACCTTCTTCTAAATGAGTTTCAAAGGCTCGGTTAACTGCTTCCTTCGCCAGCTGAGCTGCCACCGGAGACATACTGGCAATGCTTGAGGCTACAGACACGGCTTCATGCATGTACATTTCTACCGGAACCACTTTATTAACTAATCCAAAGGAAAGCGCTTCATCAGCAGATATGAATTTGCCCGTAAGTACCATTTCCATGGCTCTGGCTTTGCCAATAGCTCGGGTTAATCTTTGAGTTCCACCGGCTCCAGGCATAACACCAATCTTTATTTCAGGCTGGCCAAACTGAGCCGTTTCAGATGCAATGATCATATCGCATGTCATGGCTAACTCACAGCCGCCGCCAAGGGCAAAACCAGAGACAGCAGCTATTAGCGGCTTCTTTGTTTTTTTGATTTGATCCCAGGTACTAAACTGATCTATTTTAAGCATATCAATGGCTGATTTATTAGCCATTTGCTTAATGTCAGCTCCAGCGGCAAAAGCTCTTTCATTTCCTGTGAGAATGATCACTCTCACATCGTTATTATTATCAAGCTCAGCTAAAGTTTGCTTTAGCTCAGTCATTAATTCAAGATTGAGAGCATTTAGCTCATTAGGTCGGTTTAATTCTATTAAAGCAATATATTTTGCGTATTGCTCGGTCAGTTTTATGTATTTCATAGCATGAGGGTTTATGCTAAGAAAATGAAAAGCCGCCTTTTTTCAAAGACGGCTTCAACTAACCATACTAAACAGGTGAGTAAAAAAAGTGCTATGTACCGTTTAATATGGCAACGGGGGGATAAGTAACCTTTTAATGAACCATTTGTTGGTTTATATTTGAGAAAGTTAGATAATAGTGGTCAGCAATGAATCCAGGGCTGTTTTTTGAATAGAAAAAAATAAATCTTACATATGGTAAACGTACTTTTTGTTTGTCTCGGAAATATATGCAGATCTCCTTTGGCTGAGGGAGTTTTTCTGAAAGAGATTAGGAATAGAGGGGTTGAGGGCGAATTTAACGTTGATTCCTGTGGTACAAGTAAATATCATATAGGTGAACAGCCTGACTCACGTACTGTGGCTAATGCCAGAGAAAATGGTGTTCATCTGGATCATAAGGCACGTCAGTTTTCAAAGGCAGATTTTCGTGAATTCGATTATATAATGGTTATGGATAAGGCCAATCTGGAAGTGATAGAAAGACACGACCAGAATAATAACTACTCGGAAAAATTTCACCTTATGCGTGACTTTGATCCGAAATTTAAAGGAGAGGATGTACCCGATCCTTATTTTGGTGGCGAATCAGGCTTTCAACATGTTTATGATATAGTGAAAAGGTCCGTAGATAATTTTCTAGACTTTCTCATTAAAGAGCATAAAATTCAGATTAAGGAGCAATAAGAGCTCTATAATTATTTCTACTAATCTGCTCTAAAAGTATTTTCTTATCCTTTCTATACTCTTGCAGCGTGCTAGGCTTATAGTTTTTCAGGGTAATTAATTGTAAGCCGCTATTATATCTAATATCAAAGTGATCCTTTAGAGATACCATTAGCTTCTGAATCTTCTTCATATCATTATCAATTACTATTGAAAATGATATAGCGGAATTCTGCATAATATTAATCTTAATGTCATTTTCAGAAACAGTTTTGAAAATGAGACTAAGGTTATCTTCATTGATGAAAGTGAAGTCTACTACCTTAAAAGAAAGAAGACACTGATCATTCTTTATAATTATGGTAGGAGGTAGGTCTGTCCTGAGCTTGCAGTCATGAATAATGGTGCCGGGTTCATCAGGGTGATCAAAGCTTCTTACATAAAGAGGAATGCCCTTATTCGCCAGAGGCTTAATGGTTTTAGGGTGAATGACAGTGGCTCCATAGTAAGTCATTTCAGCAGCCTCCTGATATGGCAGTTCATCAAATAGTATGGTGTCGGCTACTTTTTTAGGGTCTCCGTTTAGTATGCCTGGCACATCTTTCCATACGGTAACTGATTCAGCAGAAAGGCAAGAAGCAAAAATGGCAGCGGTGAAATCAGAACCTTCTCTACCCAAGGTGGTAGTTAAGCCGTTATCAGCTCTACCAATAAATCCTTGTGTCACCAAAATTTGATCTTTGGCAAGCTCTTTTACATCATGCTTAATTAATTCTTCCGTTACCTTCCAGTCTACATGGCCTTCTCTAAAACTATTACTGGTTCTTATATATTCTCTGGCATCTAACCATAGAGAGGAGGTTCCCTTCAGATTGAGGTAATTAGTGATTATCGTGGACGAAATTAACTCTCCTACAGATACTGTCTGATCGTAAAGTTGATCAAAAGGCATCTCCTTATTTAATGTTGTGCGGAGCTCGCTTATTTGATCTATAAGTAGGTTGAAAATATTATGATCAGAAGGAAAAAGCTCCCTGCAGATATCCATATGATATTCTAGTAGAGATTTTAAATTCTCATCCTGAGCTTCTTGTTTCGCCTTGTTAAATAATAAGCTTTCAAGGTTATTGGTAGTTTTTCCCATGGCAGATACCACCACCACTAATTTTTCAGTGGCATTATTAGCAATAATCTGACACATATTTTTAATAGCATCTGCATTTTTGATCGAGGCTCCACCAAACTTAAATACTTTCATAGGGAAAATTGGACAGTAATTTTTAAGTGTTTAATTTCGGTACCAAGTTGCAGTTAAAATTTCAAAAACTAAAGACTTTACGGATTTATGGAAGATTCCAGGATTGCCTTGCCCATCGGTACCACGCTGGATAGATTTATCAAAAAAAAACAGGACGAGTTTCAATTTGCTACAGGAGAACTTTCGCAGTTGCTGAGGGATATAGCACTAGCAGGAAAGGTAGTAAATAGAGAGATTAACAAAGCCGGACTTATAAATATCATCGGCCCCATCGGAGCACAAAATGTGCAGGGAGAAGATCAGCAGAAACTGGATGTATTAGCTAATATCAGGTTTATCAGAGCACTTACTAAAGGTGGCGAAGCCTGTGCTATTGTATCTGAAGAGGATGAAGAGATCACTGATCTGGAGAATGATGGTAAATATGTGATAGCCATAGATCCATTGGACGGTTCTTCTAATATTGATGTGAATGTTTCAGTAGGAACCATATTTTCAATATACAGAAGATTTACACCGGTAGGCACACCTATTACTAAGGAAGATGTATTGCAAAAAGGAGCGGAGCAAGTAGCGGCTGGTTATTTGTTATATGGCTCTTCTACCATGTTAGTGTATACCACAGGTCATGGTGTAAACGGGTTCACCTATGAACCTTCTTTAGGAGAGTACTTTCTGTCCCACCCGGATATGACTATACCAGAAGATGGTAAAGTTTATTCTGTAAATGAAGGTGGTTACAAGAGCTTTCCAAAGGAAGCTAAAGACTACATAGAATATTGCAAGGATAGCAAGTTTACAGCTCGTTATATCGGTTCGTTGGTAGCTGATTTTCATCGAAATATTTTGAAGGGAGGCATATACATGTATCCTCCAACGTCTTCTTCACCATCAGGTAAATTAAGACTTCTTTATGAGTGTAATGCTCTGGCATTTATAGTTGAGCAAGCAGGGGGAGTAGCCTCAGATGGTAAAAGAAGAATTTTAGAAATAGAGCCTGATGAATTACATCAAAGAGTGCCACTATATATCGGCTCAAAAGCTATGGTAGAGAAGGCTATTTCTTATTATTCTTAAGAGGAGTATTTGAGCCTTGTTGCTGCTTTCTCCATTTCTCTATTTAAAATGAGATCTGTAATGGATTCAGCCAGGAGTTCAGGCTTTTCCATGGCAAGCGTAGATTTTAATTTATTCTCATCTATATCTATTCGATAAAGCGAATTAAGAAGACGGTTTAAATCTGTATTGAGAAGAGAATTAATTACCGGAATCAACTTAGCTTTTAATTCATCAAAGCTGTTAGTTGATTCCGGTATAATATTTTGTTCTAAAGAAAGGTCTTTGACTACCAGTTCTATGGTGCAAGTCAATTGACGATCTGTCATTAATCTTCTTTTGATTCCTCTTTCTTAGATTTTTCTTTTTTATCCTGCTCTTTTAAAACATCAGGAGCATTAGCTCTCAAGGCATTGTACCAGTTGATCACTTTCTTTATGTCAGAAACATAAACTCTTTGGTCATCATAGTTAGGTATAATGTGTTTGATAAAAGCCTTCAATTCATCAGGCTCAGATGTACTGGTTACACCCAAATCATCATCAAATTCATTAAATATTTTTTTGAATACATCCCCTAAAGGAATAGAACCTTCCTGGTCAGTAGTATAGATTGAAATATCGCTCAATACAGATATTCTCTGCGTAGCGCTGGCAACTAATTTTTGCTTTTTATCATCTAATGACTCTAAAATTACTCCCGTACGGGTAGGCTTTACAATTTTAAAAAGTCCTCCTTTTCCTGAAACTGATGCTATATCACTATATTCCATATACTTCTTAAGGTTGTGTTTTTAATTAGGGCGCAAAATTAGTCAATATTTTACTATTTACTAGTCGAAATCAATTCTTCTAAATAGCTTAATATTTCTTCTTTACCCTCTACTTTAAATGAGGATGATACGAAGATAGGGGGTAGTGTCTCCCAGAACTTTTTCAAAAATCTCTTATACTTAGCCACAGAAGATTGTGTCTTGTTTTTGGATTGCTTATCAGACTTCGTGAAGATTAAAGCAAAGGGAATTCCTTCTTCGCCTAGCCAGTTGATAAAATCCACATCAATGGGTTGTGGATCTAACCGTGAATCAATCAAAACAAATAGTGAGACCAAAGTTTCTCTTTCCTTCAGGTAGTCATGTATCATGGCTCCCCATTTCTCCTTCTCTGTTTTAGCTACCTTGGCCCATCCATATCCTGGTAAATCCACAAGATACCATTCATCATTAATAAGAAAATGATTGATAAGTTGCGTTTTTCCCGGTTTCCCAGACACTTTGGCAAGTTTGCCATGGCCAGTGAGCATATTGATAAGCGAAGATTTACCTACGTTAGATCGGCCAATAAATGCGAATTCAGGTAAGCCTGTTGTAGGGCACTGTTTGTGGTCGCTGCTACTCGTTATAAAACTCGCTTTTTTGATTTTCATTTTATTGAAACTATTGATTATATTTAGTTTTTAAAGGCCTATTTAGATTTTTTATGTTAAAGTAATACTTGAATTAATAATTATCTCTATTTTTATAGGCTTATATAGAAGATGTTACACCCAGGTGACTTAAGCTAATTTTTTTTAAACTTATTTTTTTTAAATTGGGCAGCAAATATCATTACAAAATGTATAAAGGGCTTAAATTTTTATTTTTTTCTGTATTCTTTTTTAGTTTAAATTATATAGGATTTGCGCAGGAGGTTTCTCAAGAAAACAAAGATCTGGCTAATACATATGTAGAAACGGCAAAGGAAATCTTGACCGCTACGCAAGCATTAGATCAGGCTCGTGAAATGTACGTTCTCGCAGCGGAGACAGACCCTACAAATATTCAAGCTAATTACAGCGCTGGAGATGCTTACTTACGCACAGTAGGTAAAGAGAAGGCGGTAAACTATTTCCTTCAGGTTTTAAACTTAGATCCAGAATATCGCTTTGATATCATGTATTATATAGGTCGTAGCTATCAGTATGGGATGGAGTTTGATAAAGCTCTTGAATATTATGGCAGATATCGAAGTAAGTTAGTTTCCAGAGATGGATACAGAGGAAGAGATAAAACTCCCCTAAATGAGGTGGAACGAAGAATTTATGAATGTGAAAATGCACTTGAATTTGTAGCGAACCCTTCGCATTTCTCCATTGTAAACGTAGGAACAGCTATTAATTCAGAGTTTGAGGACTATGCCCCGGTACTCAATGAGGATGAAACTATGCTGGTATTTACTTCAAGAAGAAGGGAAGGTAACTTAAACCAGAACGTGGCTCCGGATAACAAACCGTATGAAGATATTTTTATTTCTCGTAAAGTAGACGGAAAATGGGAGTATGCTCAAAACATTGGTGAAGTAATTAACACAGAATATCATGGATCTGATCTGGCGCTTTCTGCGGATGGTTCCAGATTGTTTATATACAAAGATGATAACAACGGAGATATTTATGTTTCCGAAAGAAATGATGATGAGACTTGGAGCTATCCGGAACCTTTAAGTGAGAATATTAACTCTGAAGGATTTAAGGAAAATGCAGTGTCAATGAGTCCCGATCAATCAATATTGTTCTTTGCGAGCGATAGGCCAGGAGGAATGGGAGGAATTGATATTTATTATAGTATCAAGAACAAAGCTGGTGAGTGGACTCGTTCAAAAAACATTGGATCTGTTATTAATACAGAATATGATGATGATGGTCCATTTATCGACTATGATGGAAAGACACTCTATTTTAGTAGTCAAGGTAGGAAGGGTATGGGAGGCTATGACATCTTCAGGACAGTATATGACAGTGCTGCACAACAATGGAGTGAACCTGAAAACCTGGGTTTCCCTATCAACACGCCCGATGATGATATCTACTTTGTAAGTACCAAAGACGGGAAAAGAGGATACTATGCCTCTGTTCGTGAAGACGGCCAAGGATATACTGATATTTATATGGTGACAGTTCCTGATGGTGATGAGAACCTGAGAAACTTAACCACCAAGAGAGATAATACTGAAGAGGAGCCAGAACCTGAAAATCCTGATAGGATCGCTAAAGTAGATGTGGAAGAAAATCCTGTTGAAAACACAAATTTAGTTGAAGAAGAACCGGTTGAAGAGG
This genomic interval carries:
- a CDS encoding DUF6588 family protein; translated protein: MSKKIYLVLIVSLFSTSTIFAQDNIGEFLEAGVEDANTLVEGYVSPFMKGFGTGLGSGWLNTAEAHKKFGFDLTVTVNAAYVPDKDLFYQPNLINGGYAPGSPTQSPTIFGSDADSDIPTYEYSYEEDGETYTGTFDAPEGLNIKDAIGMQAVPVPMAQLGIGLFKKTDLKIRWTPEVDVEDGSFKLIGFGVMHDVKQHIPGMKRLPFDLSVFVGYTSLSFDMPIDEQYSGNGGGVNMPNGLGQFDVNTWTGQAIISKKFSVLTVYGGLGFNSVKSELALKGDYEVYDDSGSISVSGTDPIGLSFKTGGPKLNAGFRLKLAIVTLHADYTVQKYDVLSVGFGFSVR
- a CDS encoding glycosyltransferase family 2 protein; the encoded protein is MSSGPLVSIICLCYNHARFVEEAVQSVIQQTYKNIEIIMVDDASTDNSKDVINGIVKAYPQIKFLPLEKNIGNCAAFNLGFSHAFGDFIIDMATDDVLLPERVEKGVSSLRAAGSEFGLDFTNAEIINESGNLMSYHYPMDGEGKSKVTVPSGDVFANLLGRYFICPPTMMYTRQLVEFLGGYDETLTYEDFDLWIRSSRKYKYAYTDEVLVKRRVVKGSKSYLQFKIGSPDLRTTYKVMQKAKALLQTEEENVIFRKRVFYEIKVAVRYLNFSLARDYYKMLRV
- a CDS encoding Fur family transcriptional regulator, producing the protein MNRYEDIQTKISDSGLKVTHQRTVILEAVHVMNSHPSVEQIYDYVKQSCPSISLGTVYKTAETFVEKGLIAKVSTHEGQMRYDPKLDNHGHIYCANTSEIIDYYDEELNDVIINFFKKKKVSNLKIKNITLQINGDKIDPEKDVNIK
- a CDS encoding glycosyltransferase N-terminal domain-containing protein encodes the protein MGKLSYRLFIVFYSIFIRFASLFNHKARLFIRGRKNLLPRLEQDLKQKKGPLAWFHCASLGEFEQGRPIIESFKKQFPQYEILLTFFSPSGYEVRKKL
- the rsgA gene encoding ribosome small subunit-dependent GTPase A; the protein is MKGEVLKSTGSWYDVLAEDSKTYQCRTRGKLRLKGFKTTNPIAVGDQVDITLENDTEGVITEILPRENYIIRKSVKQKSHGHILAANLDQAVLIVTLAYPKTSLGFIDRFLVSAESFRIPQIIIFNKVDLVSEEDQDLLDGIIDIYETIGIQCLKVSALNNENLDAVLNALRGKKSLLSGHSGVGKSTLLNKIAPHIDQKTGAISDFAKKGVHTTTFAEMFEIEKDTFVIDTPGIKELGIIDIEKEELSDYFPEMRDLQTECKFYNCTHTHEPKCAVLAAVEDGEISESRYISYLSILEGDDNRR
- a CDS encoding 3-deoxy-D-manno-octulosonic acid transferase; this translates as MYYLPIDSAYNAKKFLDITNPELAIFVKYEFWHYYLKELNQRNIPMLSVSSIFRADQIYFKGYGSFQRQILSHVSHFFVQDLNSKKLLDSISINNVTVSGDTRFDRVVSIVKQKKDIPHIDSFKGIEKLFVVGSCWPEDFEVLLPLINDSSIKFIIAPHEIENKFINRIENEVAKKVIRYSQINDSTDLSDRQVIIIDNVGMLSSLYGYGDFAYIGGAFGQGLHNILEAATFGLPIFFGNKNYTKFKEAVDLVNLGGAVAVDNYDELRSQFYQFMEPKTYIIASQVNEDYVKDHVGATEKIIQYCKTLKNEG
- a CDS encoding enoyl-CoA hydratase-related protein, which produces MKYIKLTEQYAKYIALIELNRPNELNALNLELMTELKQTLAELDNNNDVRVIILTGNERAFAAGADIKQMANKSAIDMLKIDQFSTWDQIKKTKKPLIAAVSGFALGGGCELAMTCDMIIASETAQFGQPEIKIGVMPGAGGTQRLTRAIGKARAMEMVLTGKFISADEALSFGLVNKVVPVEMYMHEAVSVASSIASMSPVAAQLAKEAVNRAFETHLEEGLHFERKNFYLAFASEDQTEGMQAFIEKRKPNYKGE
- a CDS encoding peroxiredoxin — its product is MSLVGKKAPVFNAPAVINGEEIVESFTLADYIGKKEVIFFFYPKDFTFVCPTEIHAFQAKLAEFEKRGVQVVGCSCDTEETHLAWLLTAKDNGGIEGVTYPLVADSSKTVANNYGVLAGDWSYTEEGDLVFEGAPVAFRGTFFIDKEGVVRHETINDLPLGRNIDEMLRIVDAWHHVQEHGEVCPANWEEGKEAMQATRDGVSSYLASN
- a CDS encoding low molecular weight protein-tyrosine-phosphatase yields the protein MVNVLFVCLGNICRSPLAEGVFLKEIRNRGVEGEFNVDSCGTSKYHIGEQPDSRTVANARENGVHLDHKARQFSKADFREFDYIMVMDKANLEVIERHDQNNNYSEKFHLMRDFDPKFKGEDVPDPYFGGESGFQHVYDIVKRSVDNFLDFLIKEHKIQIKEQ